AGTAGCGACACGGCGATACCCAGCAGGTTGGCGACGATGACGAACGTCGTCAGGATCAGCTGGATGCGGACGCGGCGTCTGCGCTGGCTCTCGGCGACCCGGCCGAGGATCCACGAGCCGTACTCCGGGGTGGTGGCCGGGAGTCTGCTGCTCTGCCGGGTGACGGTTTCCAGCACCCGGCCCAGCTGCCGCGCCAGCGAATTGTCGGCGTTCATTGTGGCGTCAGCCTAGTTCGTCGGCGCTGCCTTTAAGGTGGATCGGGTGCGCCTCGTGATAGCTCAGTGCACCGTCGACTACGTCGGCAGGTTGACCGCTCATCTGCCATCGGCTCGCCGGTTGCTGCTGTTCAAGGCCGACGGGTCGGTCAGTGTCCATGCCGACGACCGCGCCTACAAGCCGTTGAACTGGATGAGCCCGCCGTGCTGGGTCACCGAGCAGGACACCGAAACCGGTGTGGCGCTGTGGGTGGTGGAGAACAAGGCCGGTGAGCAGCTCCGCATCACGGTCGAGGACATCGAGCACGACACCAGCCACGAGCTCGGCGTCGACCCCGGCCTGGTGAAGGACGGTGTCGAGGCCCACCTGCAGGTGTTGCTGGCCGAGCACGTCGAGCTGCTCGGCGCGGGCTACACGCTCGTGCGGCGCGAGTACCCGACCCCGATCGGGCCGGTCGATCTGTTGTGCCGCGACGAGTTGGGCCGCTCGGTCGCCGTGGAGATCAAGCGCCGCGGTGAGATCGACGGTGTCGAGCAGCTGACCCGGTACCTGGAACTGCTCAACCGGGATTCGTTGCTGGCGCCGGTGGCCGGTGTCTTCGCGGCGCAGCAGATCAAACCGCAGGCCCGCACGCTGGCCACCGACCGCGGGATTCGTTGTGTCACACTCGATTACGACCAGATGCGCGGTATGGACAGCGACGAGTACCGGCTCTTCTGATGCCGCGTCGGCGCATACAGAACCGGCGGCAGGCGCCGCCACCGCTGCCGCCGTCGCTGACCTCGCGCCGGGTGGAGATCGGGCCGGACGGCTACGACTACGAGGTGCGCCCGGTCAGCTCCTCGCGCGCGACGAAGACCTATCGATGTCCCGGATGCGATCACGAGATCCGTTCGGGCACCGCACATGTCGTGGTGTGGCCGGTCGGAGTCGGTGCCGGCACATCAGGAGTGGAGGACCGCAGGCACTGGCATACGCCGTGCTGGGCCAACCGGAACAACCGGGGACCCACCCGCAGGTGGTCCTGAAGATCAGTGCTCTTCTGGGCTGGGCTCGACCAGCTCGATCAGCACGCCACCGGCGTCCTTGGGGTGGATGAAGTTGATGCGGGAGTTGGCGGTGCCGCGCTTGGGCGCGTCGTAGAGCAGACGCACGCCGTCGGCCCGCAGACGGTCGGAGAGGGCGTCGATGTCGCTGGTGCGGTAGGCCAGCTGTTGCAGGCCGGGGCCCCTGGTGCCGATGAACTTCGCGATCGTCGACGTCTCGCTGATCGGGGCGAGCAGCTGGATCTGCGCGCTGCCCTTGGGCGCACCGCGCACCGACAGCATGGCCTCCCGCACACCCTGCTCTTCGTTGATCTCCTCATGCAGCACGATCATGCCGAGGTGGTCGTGGTACCACTTGGCCGCTGCGTCCAGGTCCGGCACGGCGATGCCGACGTGGTCGATCGCGGTCACCAGTGCGCTGGCGAGCGCCGGACGGGCGTCAACATGCTCGGTGGTCATAACGTAAAGGTAACCTGGAGGCATACTTTTTATTCCTGTGTGATTTCCCACAGCCGCTTCCGTCAGGCGCGTATGCCGGTTAATCATCATTAACACACCTATTTGGGAGGTTGAAGGTATGACGACGTCGGTGATCGTTGCTGGGGCGCGCACGCCTGTCGGGAAGTTGATGGGTTCGCTCAAGGACTTCTCCGGCACTGATCTCGGCGCGATCGCGATCCGTGCGGCCTTGGAGAAGGCCAAGGTGCCTGCGTCGATGGTGGAGTACGTGATCATGGGTCAGGTGCTCACGGCGGGTGCCGGGCAGATGCCCGCGCGGCAGGCCGCGGTCGGCGCCGGTATTCCGTGGGATGTTGCTGCGCTGAGCATCAACAAGATGTGCCTTTCGGGTATCGACGCCATCGCGCTCGCCGATCAGCTGATCCGGGCAGGCGAGTTCGACGTCGTCGTCGCCGGTGGTCAGGAGTCGATGAGCCAGGCGCCGCACCTGTTGCCCAAGAGCCGTGAGGGCTACAAGTACGGCGATGTGACGCTGGTCGACCACATGGCCTACGACGGTCTGCACGACGTCTTCACCGATCAGCCCATGGGTGCGCTCACCGAGCTGCGCAACGATGTCGACAAGTTCACCCGCGCCGAGCAGGACGAGTACGCCGCGCGGTCGCATCAGAAGGCCGCCGCGGCGTGGAAGGACGGGGTGTTCGCCGACGAGGTCGTGGCGGTGTCGATCCCGCAGCGCAAGGGTGATCCGATCGAGTTCAGCGAGGACGAGGGTATCCGGGGTAACACCACCGCCGAGTCGCTGGCCGGGTTGCGGCCCGCGTTCCGCAAGGACGGCACCATCACGGCCGGTTCGGCGTCGCAGATCTCCGATGGTGCGGCGGCCGTGGTCGTGATGAACAAGGCCAAGGCCGAGGAGCTGGGGCTGAGCTGGTTGGCCGAGATCGGCGCGCACGGTGTGGTGGCCGGTCCGGATTCGACGCTGCAGTCCCAGCCGGCCAACGCGATCAAGAAGGCCATCGCGCGTGAGGGCATCACGGTTGATCAGCTCGATGTCATCGAGATCAACGAGGCGTTCGCGGCGGTCGCGCTCGCCTCGACCAAGGAACTGGGCATCGACGCGGCCAAGGTCAACGTCAACGGTGGCGCCATCGCGATCGGGCATCCGATCGGGATGTCCGGTGCGCGCATCGCGCTGCACGCCGCGCTGGAACTGGCCCGCCGCGGTTCCGGATACGCCGTCGCGGCCCTGTGCGGCGCGGGCGGCCAGGGCGACGCGCTGGTCCTGCGTCGCTGAGAGAGCCCGGACACAATCAACGACACGTTGTAGTAGCTGGCCGGCGGATCGGGCACAATGGCGCTCATGACGAGTTCCTTCGACGTGCGCTCGACCCCCGGCTGGTTGCGTCTCATCGGTCTCGCCGAGGCCGTCAGCTGGGCGGGCCTGCTGGTCGGGATGTATTTCAAGTACCTGGGCTCACCGCGCACCGAGATCGGGGTGAAGGTCTTCGGCCCCATCCACGGCGGTGTCTTCCTGGCCTTCCTGGCCGTCGCCGTGCTCGTCGGTCTGGCGTTCAAGTGGTCGATCCGCACGTGGGGGCTGGCGTTGCTGGCCAGCATCGTGCCGCTGGGCAGTGTGATCTTCATCATGTGGGCCGATCGCAGCGGCAAGCTGGGAGCGCCAGCGGTCGGGGCCATCGGTGTGCAACCGGGCCGCCCCGCACCGGAAACGACGTGACAGACTTGATGCGTGACTCGTCCACGTCCTTCCATCGGGCCGGCGCTGGCCGGTGCGGTTGACCTCTCGGCACTGAAGCGACCCGCCGCGAGCGGCGAGGCATCGCCCGCCCCCGGCGGTCCGAACGTCACTGAGGTCACCGAGACCAATTTCGAAGCAGAAGTTCTGGTCCGCTCCGGGCAGGTGCCGGTTGTCGTGGTGCTGTGGTCACCCCGCAGCGACGCCAGTGCGCAGCTCACCGAGACCCTGGGCGACTTGGCGGCCGCCGACGGCGGCAAGTGGTCGCTGGCCGCGGTGAACGTCGACACCACGCCGCGCATCGCGCAGATGTTCGGCATCCAGGCCGTGCCGACGGTCGTCGCGCTGGCCGGCGGCCAGCCGATCGCGAGCTTCCAGGGACCGCAGCCCGCGGATCAGCTCCGCCGCTGGGTCGACTCGCTGCTCGAGGCGACGGCGGGCAAGCTGGCAGGCACCGACGATGAGGCCGAGCAGGTCGATCCGGCAGTGGCCCAGGCCCGCGCTCACCTCGACCAGGGCAACTTCGACGAGGCGCTCAAGGCCTACCAGGCGATCCTCGACGCGCAGCCCAATCACGCCGAGGCCAAGGGTGCGGTCCGGCAGATCGGGTTCCTGCAGCGGGCCACCGCACAGCGTCCCGATGCGGTCGAGGTGGCCGACGCGGCACCCGACGACATCGAGGCGGCGTTCGCCGCGGCCGACGTCGAGATCCTGCAGCAGCAGGTGAGCGCGGCGTTCGACCGGCTCATCGCGCTCATCAAACGCACCGCGGGCGATGACCGCACCAAGGTGCGTACCCGGCTGATCGAGCTCTTCGAGCTGTTCGACCCGGCCGATCAGGAAGTGATCGCCGGGCGCCGCAACCTCGCCAACGCCCTGTACTGACTTTTCTCCTGCCGAGCAGACGCAAAACTGCACTATTCCACGGGAAAAAGAGCAGTCTTGCGTCTGCTCGGCAGAGAATCAGGCGGGTTCGAACCAGAGCATCGCCAGCGGCGGCAGCACCATGACCGCAGAGGCGGGCCGACCGTGCCAGGGTTCGTCGCCTGCCTCCACGGCGCCGTAGTTGCCGATCCCCGATCCGTTGTAGATCGTGGCGTCGGTGTTGAGGATTTCGCGCCACGTGCCCGCGTGGGGCAGGCCGAGCCGGTACTGGCTGTGCTCGGTGCCCGCGAAGTTGATGACGCACGCGAGCATCGAACCGTCGTCGCCGAAGCGCAGGAAGCTCAGCACGTTGTTGCCCGAGTCGTTGGCGTCGATCCACGAGTAGCCCTCGGGGCTGGTGTCGCGGCTCCACAGCGCGGGACGGCTGCGGTAGATGGCGTTGAGATCGCGCACGAGGGCCTGCACGCCCGTCGAGAAGCTCTGCTCGTCGAGTTGGTACCAGTCGAGGCCGCGTTCCTCGGACCATTCGGCACGCTGCCCGAACTCCTGGCCCATGAACAGCAGCTGCTTGCCCGGATGTGCCCACTGGTAGGCCAGCAGGCTGCGCAGGCCTGCGGCCTTCTCGTGGTCGCCGCCGGGCATGCGGCCCCACAACGTGCCCTTGCCGTGCACCACCTCGTCGTGGCTGATCGGCAGCACGTAGTTCTCGCTGTAGGCGTAGAGCATCGAGAACGTCATCTCGTGGTGGTGGTAGCTGCGGTAGATCGGGTCGCGGCTGATGTAGGCCAGCGTGTCGTTCATCCAGCCCATGTTCCACTTCATCGAAAAGCCAAGGCCGCCAAGGTTTGTCGGCCTGGTCACCCCGGGCCACGAGGTGGACTCCTCGGCCACGGTCACGATGCCGGGGGCCACCTTGTGCACGGTGGCGTTCATCTCCTGCAAAAACTGCACCGCTTCGAGGTTCTCCCGTCCGCCGTACTGGTTGGGCGTCCAGCCGCCTTCGGGGCGCGAGTAGTCCAGGTAGAGCATGGACGCGACGGCGTCGACACGCAGGCCGTCGATGTGGAACTCCTGCAGCCAGTACAGCGCGTTGGCGACCAGGAAGTTGCGGACCTCGGGCCTGCCGAAGTCGAAAACGTAGGTACCCCAGTCGAGTTGCTCGCCGCGGCGCGGGTCGGAGTGCTCGTAGATGGCGGTGCCGTCGAACCGGCCGAGTGCCCAGGCATCCTTGGGGAAGTGTGCGGGCACCCAGTCGACGATGACGCCGATGCCCGCCTGGTGCAGCGAGTCGACGAGGTAGCGGAAGTCGTCGGGCGTGCCGAGCCGTGAGGTCGGGGCGTAGTACGACGTGACCTGGTAGCCCCACGACCCGCCGAACGGGTGCTCGGCGACCGGCAGCATCTCGACGTGTGTGAAGCCCTGTTCCACAACGTATTCGGTGAGCTCGGTGGCGAGTTCGCGGTAGCTGAGCCCGGGTCGCCAGGACAGCAGGTGCACCTCGTAGGTGCTCATCGGTTCGAACACCGGGTTGAGACTCGCGCGGCGGGTCATCCACTCCTCGTCGTGCCACTCGTAGCTGCTCTCGGTGACCCGCGATGCGGTCTGCGGCGGCACCTCGGTGGCGAACGCCATCGGGTCGGCCCGGTCGGTGACCGAACCGTCGGCGCCGTGGACGCGGAACTTGTACAGCCCGTCGGGCGGGAAGCCGGGCCAGAACAGCTCCCACACGCCCGAGGAGCCGAGCACGCGCATCGGGGCCTCGTTGCCGTGCCAGTGGTTGAAGTCGCCGATCAGGCTGACGCCCTTGGCGTTCGGCGCCCACACCGCGAACGACACCCCGGCCACCGGGCCGTCGGCGGTGGTGAAGGTGCGCCGGTGCGCGCCGAGGATCTCCCACAGCCGCTCGTGGCGGCCCTCGGCGAACAGGTGCAGATCGAGTTCACCGAGCGTGGGAAGGAAGCGGTAGGCATCGGCGGTGGTGTGCGTGACCAGAGAGTCGTCGGCCCCGGGATAGCCGATCTCCAGGCGGTAGTCGATGAGGTTGGTGAACGGTACCGCGACGGCGAACAGCCCGGATTCCAGGTGCTGCATCCGGTGGCGCTCGCCGCCGATGAGGACGTCGACCTTGGCCGCGTGCGGGCGGAAGGCGCGGATGACGGTGTGGTCGGAGTACTCGTGCGCGCCCAGCACGGAATGCGGATCGTGATGCTCACCGATCACCAGACGGTGGATGTCCGACGGGTCCGGCCGCAGCTGCGCTCCGGTGAGGTGGTTGCTTCTCGTCATCTCGCCCTCATTCCCTGCGTAGCAAGTCGAGTCGTTTCTCGTACGGTATGAGCGGCATGTTCAGCACGTGCGCCACCGCCCTGGCGGGATCGATGCGAACGTAGTTGGACTGCCCCCACTGGTATTCCTCGCCCGTGATCTCGTCTCGTACCCAGAACCGGTCATAGGGCTCCATACCCAAAGCGCCCATGTCCAACCACAATGTCGACTCTTCGGGTCCGAACGCGTTGAGCGTCACAACCACCAGCACGGTGTCGCCGGTTACCGGGTCGAACTTGCTGTAGGCCAGCAGGGCGTCGTTGTCGAGGTGGTGGAACTTGATGGTGCGCAACTGGCGCAACGCCGGATGCAGCCGCCGGATCTCGTTGAGCCGGGTGAGGAAGGGCTCGAGAGACTCACCGCGGGCCAGCGCACCCTCGAAGTCGCGCGGCCGCAGTTCGTACTTCTCCGAATCGAGGTACTCCTCGCTGCCCTCGCGCACCGGGCGGTGCTCGAACAGTTCGTAGCCGGAGTACACGCCCCACGACGAGCTCATGGTCGACGCCAGCACCGCGCGGATCGCGAACATCCCCGGCCCGCCGTGCTGCAGCGACTCGTGGAGGATGTCGGGCGTGTTGACCCACAGGCTGGGTCGGGCGTGGTCGGCGTACTTGGCGATCTCCTCGCCGAACTCGGTGAGCTCCCACTTGGCGGTGCGCCACGTGAAGTAGGTATACGACTGTGTGAAGCCTAGTTTCGCCAGGCCGTACAACCTCGCCGGCCGGGTGAACGCCTCGGACAGGAACAGCACGTCGGGGTCCTCGTTCTTGACCTCGGCGATCAGCCACGCCCAGAAGTTCGGTGGCTTGGTGTGCGGGTTGTCCACCCGAAAGACCTTGACGCCGTGGGAGATCCAGAACCGGACCACCCGCAGCACCTCGTGGAACAGGCCCTCGGGGTCGTTGTCGAAGTTCAGCGGATAGATGTCCTGGTACTTCTTGGGCGGGTTCTCGGCGTAGGCGATGGTGCCGTCGGGCAGCACCGTGAACCACTCGGGATGCTCTTTGGCCCAAGGGTGATCCGGTGCGCACTGCAGGGCGAGGTCCAGTGCCACCTCGAGGCCCTCGTCGCGGGCGGCGGCCACGAACGCGTCGAAGTCGTCGATGGTGCCCAGCGCGGGGTGCACGGCGTCGTGACCGCCCTCGTCGCTGCCGATCGCCCACGGCGACCCGACGTCGCCGGGTGCGGCGGTCACCGCATTGTTGCGGCCCTTGCGGTGCACCTTGCCGATCGGGTGGATCGGCGGCAGGTAGACGATGTTGAACCCCATGCCCGCGATGCGGGGGAGCGCCGCGGCGGCCGTCGCGAACGTGCCGTGCACCGGGTTGCCGTCGTCGTCCCAGCCGCCGGTCGACCGCGGGAACATCTCGTACCACGAGCTGAACCGGGCGAGCGGACGGTCCACCCACACGCCGTACACGTCGCCTCGGGTGACCAGCTCGCGCAGCGGATACTGCAGCAGCAGATCGGCGACCTCCGACGACAACGCCGCACCGGCCCGCTGGTACGGGTCACCGGGGGTGCGCAGCCGCTCGGCGGCCTCCAGCAGCGGGTCGCGGAGTTTGCGGGGCATACCCTCGGCGGCGCGCATGAGCAGCCGCGCCCCGATGAGCAGGTCGTTGTTCAGCTCGGTCTCGCTCTGCCCGGCTTCGAGCTTGACCTCCACGGCGTGGCGCCACGTCGCGATGGGATCGCCCCAGCCGTCCACCCGGAACGTCCACAGGCCGACCGCGTCGGGCGTGAACTCGCCGTGGAAGACGTCGGGCGTGCGGCCCAGCGCCATCCGCACGATCTGCGGCTTGACGCGCTGACCGGGCCGCACGACGGTACCGAGGGGAACCGCCGCAGGCGTGGTCCCCGGGCCGGTGGCCAGGCGGGGGAACTCGGTGCCCAGGTAGCGCACCACGAGGGTGGCCGAGACCGCGTCGTGTCCTTCGCGCCACACCGTGGCGCGCACCGGCACGACCTCACCGACGACGGCTTTGGCGGGGTAACGCCCGCATGACACCACCGGTGCGACGCCGTCGATTCCGATACGACCGGCCACCCAACACTCCTCACGTCACCGCGGTCTCGTCCGACCGCTCTTGGAAGTTCACCGCCCTTGTCGCGTCTGATACCCACCGTAGTGTCCTGGCCAATCCCGCGTGGGTGAAGCAGGAGCTCGCAGCGGGTCGCGTCTGCTGCACGAACGTGATTTGTCAGTAAGGTTGTGTCGCGTGAAAGCCCTTCGCAGGTTCACCGTCCGCACCCACCTCCCGGAGCGACTGGCCGCCCTTGAGCACCTGTCGATCAACCTCCGCTGGTCGTGGCACAAACCGACCCAGGATCTGTTCGCGACGGTCGACCCCGAACATTGGGAGCGCAACGACGGCGACCCCGTCGCGTTGCTGGGCACGGTCAGTCCGAAACGGCTCGACGAGCTCGCGGCGGACCACTCGTTCCTGGAGCGGCTCGACTCGCTCGCGGCGGATCTGGACAACTACCTGACCCGGCCGTTGTGGTACCAGCAGCAGCTCGACGCCGGGGTGCCCATGCCCAAGGGCATCGCGTACTTCTCGATGGAGTTCGGCGTCGCGACCGTGCTGCCGAACTACTCGGGAGGTCTGGGCATCCTGGCCGGCGACCACCTCAAGTCGGCGTCCGACCTGGGGCTGCCGCTGATCGCGGTCGGCCTGTACTACCGCTCCGGCTACTTCCGGCAGTCGCTGACCGCCGACGGCTGGCAGCACGAGAATTACCCGTCGCTCGACCCGCAGGGCCTGCCGTTGCGGCTGCTGACGGCGGCGGACGGTGACCCGGTGCTGATCGAGCTCGCCCTGCCCGAGGGCAGCGATCTGCGCGCGCGGGTGTGGATCGCCCAGGTTGGCCGGATTCCGTTGCTGCTGCTCGATTCCGACATCCCGGAGAACGAGCACGACCTGCGCGGCACCACCGACCGGCTGTACGGCGGTGATCAGGAACACCGCATCAAGCAGGAGATCCTCGCCGGCATCGGCGGGATCCGCGCCATCCGCGCCTTCACCGAGATCGAGGGCCTGTCCGCGCCCGAGGTGTTCCACATGAACGAGGGGCACGCCGGGTTTCTCGGCGCCGAGCGGATCCGCGAACTGGTGGCCGCCGGGCTCGACTTCGACACCGCGCTGGCGGTCGTGCGGTCCTCGACGGTGTTCACGACGCACACGCCGGTGCCCGCGGGGATCGACCGGTTCCCGGTGGACATGGTCAAGCGCTACTTCGGCAGCCCGCCGGGCGGGCCCGCCGATTCCCGGCTGCTGCCCGGGGTGCCACTGGACCGGGTGATTGCGTTCGGTGCCGAGGACGATCCGTCGAAGTTCAACATGGCGCACATGGGTTTGCGGCTCGCACAGCGCGCGAACGGCGTCTCGCTGCTGCACGGCCGGGTCAGCCGGTCGATGTTCAACGAGCTGTGGCCCGGGTTCGATCCCGACGAGGTGCCGATCGGCTCGATCACCAACGGCGTGCACGCACCCACGTGGGCCGCGCCGCAGTGGCTGCAACTGGGCCGCGAACTGATCGGCGGCGAGCTCGGCGAGTCGGCCCTGGAGACCGAGGTGTGGGAGCGCCTGCAGCAGGTCGAACCGGGCCACCTGTGGTGGATCCGCTCGCAGCTGCGCGAGACGTTGATCGCCGACGTGCGGGCCCGGCTGCGCCGGTCCTGCCTCGAACGCGGCGCGGCCGAGGCCGAATTGGGCTGGATCGCAACGGCGTTCGACCCTTCGGCGCTGACCATCGGGTTCGCGCGGCGGGTGCCGACGTACAAGCGCCTGACGCTCATGCTGCGTGACCCCGAGCGCCTGGAGCGGCTGCTGCTCGACGAGAACCGCCCGGTGCAGTTGATCGTGGCGGGTAAGTCGCATCCGGCCGACGACGGCGGCAAGGCGCTGATCCAGCAGGTGGTGCGGTTCGCCGACCGTCCGGAGGTGCGCCACCGCATCGCGTTCCTGCCGGACTACGACATGTCGATGGCGCGGCTGCTGTACTGGGGCTGCGACGTGTGGCTCAACAACCCGCTGCGGCCGCTGGAGGCGTGCGGCACGTCGGGCATGAAGAGCGCGCTCAACGGCGGCCTGAACCTGTCGATCCGCGACGGCTGGTGGGACGAGTGGTACG
This region of Mycolicibacterium goodii genomic DNA includes:
- a CDS encoding glycosyltransferase family 1 protein — protein: MKALRRFTVRTHLPERLAALEHLSINLRWSWHKPTQDLFATVDPEHWERNDGDPVALLGTVSPKRLDELAADHSFLERLDSLAADLDNYLTRPLWYQQQLDAGVPMPKGIAYFSMEFGVATVLPNYSGGLGILAGDHLKSASDLGLPLIAVGLYYRSGYFRQSLTADGWQHENYPSLDPQGLPLRLLTAADGDPVLIELALPEGSDLRARVWIAQVGRIPLLLLDSDIPENEHDLRGTTDRLYGGDQEHRIKQEILAGIGGIRAIRAFTEIEGLSAPEVFHMNEGHAGFLGAERIRELVAAGLDFDTALAVVRSSTVFTTHTPVPAGIDRFPVDMVKRYFGSPPGGPADSRLLPGVPLDRVIAFGAEDDPSKFNMAHMGLRLAQRANGVSLLHGRVSRSMFNELWPGFDPDEVPIGSITNGVHAPTWAAPQWLQLGRELIGGELGESALETEVWERLQQVEPGHLWWIRSQLRETLIADVRARLRRSCLERGAAEAELGWIATAFDPSALTIGFARRVPTYKRLTLMLRDPERLERLLLDENRPVQLIVAGKSHPADDGGKALIQQVVRFADRPEVRHRIAFLPDYDMSMARLLYWGCDVWLNNPLRPLEACGTSGMKSALNGGLNLSIRDGWWDEWYDGENGWEIPTADGLDDTRRDDLEAAALYDLLENAVAPKFYERDEHGVPTRWVEMVRHTLQVLGPKVLASRMVRDYTEKYYLPAAESLRQTVEAASGEPFGAARELAAFRRRVEEAWPKVEITDVDSYGLPDTPLLGCELTLTATVQLAGLRPDEVVVQAVLGRVDDTDAIVDPVKVPMAHTGPDGNGAEVFSACTPLPVAGPVGYTVRVLPHHRLLAGDNELGLVTLA
- the mce gene encoding methylmalonyl-CoA epimerase, with translation MTTEHVDARPALASALVTAIDHVGIAVPDLDAAAKWYHDHLGMIVLHEEINEEQGVREAMLSVRGAPKGSAQIQLLAPISETSTIAKFIGTRGPGLQQLAYRTSDIDALSDRLRADGVRLLYDAPKRGTANSRINFIHPKDAGGVLIELVEPSPEEH
- the glgB gene encoding 1,4-alpha-glucan branching protein GlgB is translated as MTRSNHLTGAQLRPDPSDIHRLVIGEHHDPHSVLGAHEYSDHTVIRAFRPHAAKVDVLIGGERHRMQHLESGLFAVAVPFTNLIDYRLEIGYPGADDSLVTHTTADAYRFLPTLGELDLHLFAEGRHERLWEILGAHRRTFTTADGPVAGVSFAVWAPNAKGVSLIGDFNHWHGNEAPMRVLGSSGVWELFWPGFPPDGLYKFRVHGADGSVTDRADPMAFATEVPPQTASRVTESSYEWHDEEWMTRRASLNPVFEPMSTYEVHLLSWRPGLSYRELATELTEYVVEQGFTHVEMLPVAEHPFGGSWGYQVTSYYAPTSRLGTPDDFRYLVDSLHQAGIGVIVDWVPAHFPKDAWALGRFDGTAIYEHSDPRRGEQLDWGTYVFDFGRPEVRNFLVANALYWLQEFHIDGLRVDAVASMLYLDYSRPEGGWTPNQYGGRENLEAVQFLQEMNATVHKVAPGIVTVAEESTSWPGVTRPTNLGGLGFSMKWNMGWMNDTLAYISRDPIYRSYHHHEMTFSMLYAYSENYVLPISHDEVVHGKGTLWGRMPGGDHEKAAGLRSLLAYQWAHPGKQLLFMGQEFGQRAEWSEERGLDWYQLDEQSFSTGVQALVRDLNAIYRSRPALWSRDTSPEGYSWIDANDSGNNVLSFLRFGDDGSMLACVINFAGTEHSQYRLGLPHAGTWREILNTDATIYNGSGIGNYGAVEAGDEPWHGRPASAVMVLPPLAMLWFEPA
- a CDS encoding DUF3817 domain-containing protein, which translates into the protein MALMTSSFDVRSTPGWLRLIGLAEAVSWAGLLVGMYFKYLGSPRTEIGVKVFGPIHGGVFLAFLAVAVLVGLAFKWSIRTWGLALLASIVPLGSVIFIMWADRSGKLGAPAVGAIGVQPGRPAPETT
- the nucS gene encoding endonuclease NucS; its protein translation is MRLVIAQCTVDYVGRLTAHLPSARRLLLFKADGSVSVHADDRAYKPLNWMSPPCWVTEQDTETGVALWVVENKAGEQLRITVEDIEHDTSHELGVDPGLVKDGVEAHLQVLLAEHVELLGAGYTLVRREYPTPIGPVDLLCRDELGRSVAVEIKRRGEIDGVEQLTRYLELLNRDSLLAPVAGVFAAQQIKPQARTLATDRGIRCVTLDYDQMRGMDSDEYRLF
- a CDS encoding acetyl-CoA C-acetyltransferase, whose translation is MTTSVIVAGARTPVGKLMGSLKDFSGTDLGAIAIRAALEKAKVPASMVEYVIMGQVLTAGAGQMPARQAAVGAGIPWDVAALSINKMCLSGIDAIALADQLIRAGEFDVVVAGGQESMSQAPHLLPKSREGYKYGDVTLVDHMAYDGLHDVFTDQPMGALTELRNDVDKFTRAEQDEYAARSHQKAAAAWKDGVFADEVVAVSIPQRKGDPIEFSEDEGIRGNTTAESLAGLRPAFRKDGTITAGSASQISDGAAAVVVMNKAKAEELGLSWLAEIGAHGVVAGPDSTLQSQPANAIKKAIAREGITVDQLDVIEINEAFAAVALASTKELGIDAAKVNVNGGAIAIGHPIGMSGARIALHAALELARRGSGYAVAALCGAGGQGDALVLRR
- a CDS encoding tetratricopeptide repeat protein → MTRPRPSIGPALAGAVDLSALKRPAASGEASPAPGGPNVTEVTETNFEAEVLVRSGQVPVVVVLWSPRSDASAQLTETLGDLAAADGGKWSLAAVNVDTTPRIAQMFGIQAVPTVVALAGGQPIASFQGPQPADQLRRWVDSLLEATAGKLAGTDDEAEQVDPAVAQARAHLDQGNFDEALKAYQAILDAQPNHAEAKGAVRQIGFLQRATAQRPDAVEVADAAPDDIEAAFAAADVEILQQQVSAAFDRLIALIKRTAGDDRTKVRTRLIELFELFDPADQEVIAGRRNLANALY
- a CDS encoding alpha-1,4-glucan--maltose-1-phosphate maltosyltransferase, translated to MAGRIGIDGVAPVVSCGRYPAKAVVGEVVPVRATVWREGHDAVSATLVVRYLGTEFPRLATGPGTTPAAVPLGTVVRPGQRVKPQIVRMALGRTPDVFHGEFTPDAVGLWTFRVDGWGDPIATWRHAVEVKLEAGQSETELNNDLLIGARLLMRAAEGMPRKLRDPLLEAAERLRTPGDPYQRAGAALSSEVADLLLQYPLRELVTRGDVYGVWVDRPLARFSSWYEMFPRSTGGWDDDGNPVHGTFATAAAALPRIAGMGFNIVYLPPIHPIGKVHRKGRNNAVTAAPGDVGSPWAIGSDEGGHDAVHPALGTIDDFDAFVAAARDEGLEVALDLALQCAPDHPWAKEHPEWFTVLPDGTIAYAENPPKKYQDIYPLNFDNDPEGLFHEVLRVVRFWISHGVKVFRVDNPHTKPPNFWAWLIAEVKNEDPDVLFLSEAFTRPARLYGLAKLGFTQSYTYFTWRTAKWELTEFGEEIAKYADHARPSLWVNTPDILHESLQHGGPGMFAIRAVLASTMSSSWGVYSGYELFEHRPVREGSEEYLDSEKYELRPRDFEGALARGESLEPFLTRLNEIRRLHPALRQLRTIKFHHLDNDALLAYSKFDPVTGDTVLVVVTLNAFGPEESTLWLDMGALGMEPYDRFWVRDEITGEEYQWGQSNYVRIDPARAVAHVLNMPLIPYEKRLDLLRRE